From one Lolium rigidum isolate FL_2022 chromosome 4, APGP_CSIRO_Lrig_0.1, whole genome shotgun sequence genomic stretch:
- the LOC124646532 gene encoding KH domain-containing protein At1g09660/At1g09670-like yields the protein MDERIPPAPFFQYSPSGVHSSPRQHNPMRSSASERDRYIAELLAERQKLVPFLQVLPFCNRLLNQEILRASSLPPNPNFVEPERTDYSSPLRLSGHPMNCQPMDLEGWTGMQAEHMGVHQSPSMGWNAVPGVVGSPVVKKLIRIDIPADKYPNFNFVGRLLGPRGNSLKRVEATTQCRVYIRGRGSVKDTVKENKLRDKPGYEHLNEPLHLLVEAEFPAGIVDARLNQAVAILEDLLKPVDESMDYFKKQQLRELAILNGTLREESPSPHLSPSVSPFNSTGMKRAKTGQ from the exons ATGGATGAGAGGATACCGCCAGCCCCTTTCTTCCAGTATTCACCATCTGGTGTCCATTCTTCCCCTCGCCAGCACAATCCCATGAGGTCGTCTGCCTCCGAGAGGGACAG ATATATTGCCGAGTTACTTGCTGAGAGACAGAAATTAGTTCCATTCTTGCAAGTTCTTCCATTTTGTAACAGGCTTTTAAACCAAG AAATTTTGCGGGCATCTTCTTTGCCACCTAACCCAAATTTTGTTGAACCTGAGAGAACTGATTACAGTAGCCCGTTAAGATTATCTGGCCACCCTATGAATTGCCAACCAATGGATCTGGAGGGATGGACAGGAATGCAAGCAGAG CACATGGGGGTACACCAATCGCCATCCATGGGCTGGAATGCTGTTCCTGGTGTAGTTGGCAGCCCTGTTGTGAAGAAACTTATCAGGATAGATATTCCTGCAGACAAGTATCCAAAT TTCAACTTTGTTGGTCGGTTGTTGGGGCCACGAGGAAACTCCCTGAAAAGAGTTGAAGCTACAACACAGTGTAGAGTCTATATTCGTGGACGTGGTTCCGTGAAAGATACTGTTAAG GAAAACAAGCTTAGAGATAAGCCTGGCTATGAGCACTTAAATGAACCACTCCATTTACTTGTCGAAGCTGAGTTCCCGGCAGGTATCGTTGATGCCCGATTAAACCAAGCTGTGGCCATACTGGAGGATCTTCTCAAACCAGTA GATGAATCCATGGACTACTTCAAGAAGCAACAGCTGAGAGAACTGGCAATACTGAATGGCACTCTAAGAGAGGAAAGCCCAAGCCCCCATCTCAGTCCCAGTGTATCACCCTTCAACTCCACCGGGATGAAACGTGCGAAAACTGGCCAGTGA